The Idiomarina loihiensis L2TR genomic sequence CTCTTTCAAACCACGCAAAATAGCAATGGTGTCTTCCACGTTTGGCTCTTCCACCAAAACTTTCTGGAAGCGTCGTTCCAGCGCCGCATCTTTTTCAATATACTGACGGTATTCATCCAGCGTAGTAGCACCAACACAGTGCAGCTCGCCACGAGCCAGAGCTGGCTTCAACATGTTGCCGGCATCCATCGCACCGTCCGCTTTACCAGCACCGACCATGGTGTGCATTTCGTCAATAAACAAAATGATGCGACCTTCTTCTTTAGACAGCTCAGTCAATACGGCTTTGAGTCGCTCTTCAAACTCGCCGCGGAATTTAGCTCCCGCTAATAAAGCCCCTAAATCCAGAGACAATACTCGTTTATGCTTTAAACCCTCAGGCACTTCGCCGTTAACAATACGCTGAGCTAACCCTTCAACAATGGCGGTTTTACCGACACCGGGGTCACCAATAAGTACCGGGTTGTTTTTAGTACGGCGCTGCAATACCTGAATAGTCCGGCGAATTTCTTCATCACGGCCAATAACAGGATCAAGCTTGCCCTGCTCCGCACGTTCAGTTAAATCAATGGTGTACTTGTCCAGCGCCTGACGTTTGTCTTCGGCATTAGGGTCATCCACTTTTTCGCCATCACGAATGTCGTTAATGGCTTTTTCCAACGCATCACGTTTTATGCCCTGCTGACGGAAAATATCGCCCAGCTTGCCTTTGTCTTCTGCCGCAGCCAGCAAAAACAGTTCAGACGAGATATAAGAATCATTTCTTTTTTGCGCGTATTTATCGCACAGGTTTAAAAGTTGAGCTGTGTTCTGCGATAACTGAACGTCACCGCCGGTGCCCTCAACCTGAGGTAAGGCATCCAGGGCTTTCGACAAGTTCGCTCTGAACTGGGGAATGTCCACACCCAGCATGGTAAATAAAGGGCGCACTGAGCCACCGTTTTGATCCAACAGTGCCTGCATTAAATGGACGGGTTCTATGAATTGATGGTCACGTCCCAGAGCAATTGACTGAGCATCGGCAATTGCCATCTGAAACTTACTGGTAAATTTATCGTGTCGCATTGGTACTTCCTCACTTAATTCTTTCGTTAAGTTAAATGTGGGTACTTTTTGCGCATTTTCAAGTGACTAAAATTAATTTCGCCAAATAATTGACGCAAATCTAGCTGCAGCTTTCTCCTTGCGCCACGAGTACCAGCTTCGGTTATTACGAACAGTACATTCGCTGCTTTTGGTTATATCCTCAACGCCCGCGCGCAAACACTCGTCCGCTGCAATTGAGGCTAAATCGGCTAACCATTTACCGGAGTGAGAAATAAAATATTCCGCATTAGATGAATGACGTGCAACGAACACATTTCTTACGTCGTCACCTACTTCAAAAGCCGAAGCGCCGATAGACGGTCCTATCCAAATGCGAATGTTAGCCGCAGGGGTTTTAAAGCTTGCCAGAGCATTTTGTAATACCCCGCTGGCTAAACCTCGCCAACCTGCGTGCACTGCTGCAATTTCCTTTCCGTCGTCCGAACAGCAAAGAATAGGCAAACAGTCTGCGGTTAAAACCGCACAGACACTCTGGGGATCGTCGCTATAGACAGCATCCGCAACAGCAGACTTAAAAGGCCAACGCAAAACCTTATTGGTATGTTGTTGCTGCAACCAGGTAACCGCGGTTGGTAATTTGAGTGAGCGCTGCAATTGTCGGCGACGCAGAAGAACCGCAGCGGGGTCATCTCCGACATGCGCGGCCAGGTTCCCAAAAGCTCTGGTGGTCACTGCCGCATGAACATTCGGCGGCAGCTGCCAGTCAGGAACTATAATGCCGTCATGCTGACTTGAAACGTTCATGATCAACGCGCAGTTCTTCAATTAAATATTGAAAATCGGTTGGCCGTGGAACATTAAACTCCAGCCAGTCGCCGGTAATGGGATGATGTAAGCCCAACGATGCCGCATGCAGCGCCTGGCGGTTAAACCCTCGCAACGTCTGCAATAAACGATCTTCAGCCTGTTTGGGCGGACGCGGTCGGCCGCCGTAGGTCAAGTCACCGACTAAGGGGTGGCGAATATGCGCCATATGCACGCGAATCTGGTGAGTTCGGCCGGACTCTAAACGCAGACGAAGTAATGTATGCGCACGGTAGCGATCTAACACACGATAATGCGTGACTGCCGGTTTCCCCGACTGCACCACCGCCATATGCGTACGTTTTGTCGGATGACGACCGATAGGTTGGTCAACCATGCCGCCGGCTGTCATCACACCATTACACACTGCTTCATATTCGCGAGTAATATCGCGATCCTGCATCATTGAGACTAACTGCGTCTGTGCGGGCACATTACGCGCAACAACCATCAGTCCTGTTGTGTCTTTATCTAAACGGTGAATAATACCCGCCCGCGGCACTAAATCGAGCTGCGGATCATAATGCAACAAACCGTTCAGCAAGGTTCTGTCAGGCGCTCCTGCTCCGGGATGGACAACTAAGCCCGCAGGCTTATTAATAACCAGAATATCGTCATCTTCATAAACAATATCCAGTTCCACCGGCTGTGCTGCGTGCCGCTCTTCCCCTTCAATTTCTGCGTCCACTGCAACTAAAGCACCGGCGACCACTTTTTCTCGCGGTTTTTCGATGACTTTTGTATCAATGGTCACTTTTCCATCAGTTATCCAGCTTTTTAAGCGAGACCTTGAGTAGTCAGGGAACAACTCTGCAAGTGCCTGGTCTAATCTTTTTCCAGCCAGAGACTCGGTAACAATGGCTTCTAATTCAATGCTTTTGTTCATATATTGGGTTTCGACTGTCAAAGCCTTTACGGCTGCGTTAGAATGCAAGAATATGCTAGTGTAACGGTTTGCCGGTGCAGCGCCAAAAAAATAAAGGGAATCCTTCATAATATGTTAAGTAATAAGTTAAGCCGAAGCCTCGTTTTCTCATCGGTTCTGGGATTAATGTTAGCGGGCTGCTCAAGCCAATCAGATGAAGAACAAGTGTCGAAAACACAAATAGAATATCTGTATGACCAGGCTCAGGAGAGTATGGCTAATGGTAATTTGAATTTGGCGCAGGAACAATTGTCCAGCCTGAACAAGCGTTACCCTTTTGGTCCTTTTGCTCATCAAATTCAGCTAGACCTTATTTATCTGCATTACAAACTCGATAATACAGACGAAGCCTTAGCCGCAATCGATCGCTTCATCAGCCTGAACCCAAATCATAAAGATGTCGATTACGCACTCTATATGCGCGGGTTGGTTAATCAGCGTGCTGAGCACAATGCCATACATAATCTGGCTGGCGTTGACCGCTCTGACCGTGACTCGTCTATGGCCCAGGCGGCATTTAAAGATTTTGCTGAGTTAGTTCGCAAGTACCCTAAAAGCGAATATGCAGCAGATGCGAAAAAGCGTTTAATTGCATTGAAAAGTCGTTTGGCTAAAAAAGAACTGGCTATTGCACAATACTACATGGAGCGTCAGGCTTACTTAGCCGCAGCTAACCGTGGTCGGTATGTATTAGAGCATTTTTCAGACACACCGGAAGTCGAAAATGCCTTAGCTATAATGGTAGAAAGTTATGATCAGCTGGAGCTGCCTGAATTGCGTGAAGACGCAATGAAGGTGCTGAGAGCAAACTTTCCTGAGAATCAGTTAGTCTCAGCACGCTAGGTTCTTACAAAGAATGACGCGGTAGCTTATACCGCGTCTTCGTTTTCCTCTCCGGTACGAATACGAATAACACGTTCAATCTCAGTGATAAAAATTTTCCCATCACCAATTTTTCCGGTTTGAGCGGTTTCCATAATGGCTTCAATACAACGCTCAACTTCACTATCCGCAACCACAACTTCCAGTTTTACTTTTGGTAGAAAATCGACCATGTACTCCGCGCCACGATAAAGTTCGGTATGGCCTTTCTGACGACCAAAGCCTTTTACCTCTGACACAGTCATACCGGCAATGCCGACTTCAGACAGCGCTTCGCGCACGTCGTCCAACTTAAACGGCTTAATAATGGCTTCAACTTTTTTCATCAGTATTTATCCTATTGACCTTGTCGCTGTAATTCATGGCGATAGTGACTGGTAATAGGGTAACGACGATCTTTACCAAAGTTACGAGGTGTCACTTTAGGCCCAACTGCAGATTGGCGACGCTTGTATTCATTTAGATCAACCAGGCGAACCACCCGGCGCACGTCTTCCTCTACAAATCCGGCCGCGATAATATCGGTTACCGACCAGTCTCTCTCTACATACAATGCCAGAATGCGATCTAAATCGCTATAGTCTGGTAGCGAATCAGAATCCACTTGATCGGGTGCGAGTTCAGCAGAAGGCGGTCTGTCTATAACCCTTTGAGGTATGCAGGCACCCCGAGTATTACGAAACTCGGCCAATTGATAAACCAGCAACTTAGGAATGTCTTTAATAGGCGCAAAACCGCCACACATATCACCATATAAGGTTGCATAACCCACCGCCATTTCACTTTTGTTGCCAGTAGCCAACACCAGCGAACCGGTTTTATTGGATAAAGCCATAAGTAATACACCGCGACAGCGGGACTGCAGGTTTTCTTCGGTGGTATCGGTTTCGGTCTCTCCGAATAACGGTCCCAACTGAGTCATAAACTCATTAAACATGGGCTCAATTGGCACAACGTCGTAGCGAACACCTAAGGTATCAGCTTGCTTCTCTGCATCTTCCAGACTCATATCTGAAGTATAACGAAACGGCATCATAACAGCATGAACCTTATCGGCTCCCAGAGCGTCGCTTGCTATCGCCAAAGTTAATGCGGAATCGATTCCACCTGACAAGCCTAATACCACACCAGAAAAACCATTCTTGGTCACATAGTCACGCACCGCCAACACCAGAGCGTCGTATACATGAGCCAAGTCGTTTTGTTCAGCCTTAGGCTCAAAACCGACACAACGGATACCTTTGTCTTCGTAAGTTACGCTTGCCGTGGTCATTTCACAGTGCGGTAGTTCGGCAACCAGCTCACCTTCTGCATCTAAAACCAGTGAATGGCCATCAAACACCAGCTCATCCTGCGCACCACAATTATTCAAATACAAAATGGGTTTACCGGCTTCTGCCACACGCTGTTTCAACACACCTAAGCGCTGTTCGTGTTTGTTTAACTCGTACGGAGAAGCATTAATTGAAAGCACCAGATCAATGTCATCATCCAATAATTGTTGTAAGGGTTGCGGATGCCACAAGTCTTCACAAATTTGTAAGCCAATGCGCACGCCCTGCCATTCAAACACCTGACTCTGATGGCCCGGAATAAAGTAACGTTGTTCATCAAAAACACCGTAATTGGGCAGACGCTGTTTAAAGTAGCGGTGCAGGCATTCTCCCCTGTGTAGAACGGACATAGCGTTGAACAACTCTCCGCCAACAGCCTGAGGGTGACCGACAATAACCACACAATCTGAAGCTGCTGCGCTGATTTG encodes the following:
- the pgeF gene encoding peptidoglycan editing factor PgeF, whose protein sequence is MNVSSQHDGIIVPDWQLPPNVHAAVTTRAFGNLAAHVGDDPAAVLLRRRQLQRSLKLPTAVTWLQQQHTNKVLRWPFKSAVADAVYSDDPQSVCAVLTADCLPILCCSDDGKEIAAVHAGWRGLASGVLQNALASFKTPAANIRIWIGPSIGASAFEVGDDVRNVFVARHSSNAEYFISHSGKWLADLASIAADECLRAGVEDITKSSECTVRNNRSWYSWRKEKAAARFASIIWRN
- the rluD gene encoding 23S rRNA pseudouridine(1911/1915/1917) synthase RluD translates to MNKSIELEAIVTESLAGKRLDQALAELFPDYSRSRLKSWITDGKVTIDTKVIEKPREKVVAGALVAVDAEIEGEERHAAQPVELDIVYEDDDILVINKPAGLVVHPGAGAPDRTLLNGLLHYDPQLDLVPRAGIIHRLDKDTTGLMVVARNVPAQTQLVSMMQDRDITREYEAVCNGVMTAGGMVDQPIGRHPTKRTHMAVVQSGKPAVTHYRVLDRYRAHTLLRLRLESGRTHQIRVHMAHIRHPLVGDLTYGGRPRPPKQAEDRLLQTLRGFNRQALHAASLGLHHPITGDWLEFNVPRPTDFQYLIEELRVDHERFKSA
- a CDS encoding outer membrane protein assembly factor BamD, whose product is MLSNKLSRSLVFSSVLGLMLAGCSSQSDEEQVSKTQIEYLYDQAQESMANGNLNLAQEQLSSLNKRYPFGPFAHQIQLDLIYLHYKLDNTDEALAAIDRFISLNPNHKDVDYALYMRGLVNQRAEHNAIHNLAGVDRSDRDSSMAQAAFKDFAELVRKYPKSEYAADAKKRLIALKSRLAKKELAIAQYYMERQAYLAAANRGRYVLEHFSDTPEVENALAIMVESYDQLELPELREDAMKVLRANFPENQLVSAR
- the glnB gene encoding nitrogen regulatory protein P-II, producing the protein MKKVEAIIKPFKLDDVREALSEVGIAGMTVSEVKGFGRQKGHTELYRGAEYMVDFLPKVKLEVVVADSEVERCIEAIMETAQTGKIGDGKIFITEIERVIRIRTGEENEDAV
- a CDS encoding NAD+ synthase, which gives rise to MAKLSLCLAQLDFTVGAIHNNTALILKTLREQGEQHDIIVFPELAITGYPPEDLLFRDDLHQAVDNAVEQISAAASDCVVIVGHPQAVGGELFNAMSVLHRGECLHRYFKQRLPNYGVFDEQRYFIPGHQSQVFEWQGVRIGLQICEDLWHPQPLQQLLDDDIDLVLSINASPYELNKHEQRLGVLKQRVAEAGKPILYLNNCGAQDELVFDGHSLVLDAEGELVAELPHCEMTTASVTYEDKGIRCVGFEPKAEQNDLAHVYDALVLAVRDYVTKNGFSGVVLGLSGGIDSALTLAIASDALGADKVHAVMMPFRYTSDMSLEDAEKQADTLGVRYDVVPIEPMFNEFMTQLGPLFGETETDTTEENLQSRCRGVLLMALSNKTGSLVLATGNKSEMAVGYATLYGDMCGGFAPIKDIPKLLVYQLAEFRNTRGACIPQRVIDRPPSAELAPDQVDSDSLPDYSDLDRILALYVERDWSVTDIIAAGFVEEDVRRVVRLVDLNEYKRRQSAVGPKVTPRNFGKDRRYPITSHYRHELQRQGQ